The proteins below are encoded in one region of Amycolatopsis magusensis:
- a CDS encoding arabinosyltransferase domain-containing protein — protein MPIATRSRSAEPDQATDPERTPESSRIRVWRLLAITLGLLSAACALAVPFMPVVQDTARIAWPANGDTSQVNAPLTGYWAQDLSANFPCDTVRSLDARTDGPAMVFSTVPEARVAEGTGMQLQVDNGLLIVSNRAQQLARQPLPPQNCDIGVSSTVHATTITVAGQVLFANSNDVRPRLVGIYTDITAEQDPITGLDVSVTPDTRYQSSPTGWKTAVSVLCVLTLIGSLIAVNRLDSRVARRAPKWAPVGWWRLTGRDATVIVALGVWVFIGPVTSDDGYILTMSRVTEDAGFLANYHRWFGVAEAPFGWSYHVYELMSHVSTVPPWIRLPSFLLGVISWLLISREVMPRLGTQVRTSRAAGWAAAAVFLVWWMPFNNGVRPEPVAAVGSLLAICAVERALVTRRLLPLCLGLIAAALTLAATPTGLIAVAPYLVAGRPLFHLLKQRARGSWSAVLAPISAAGLMVLVVVFADQTFATVQEATRIRSKVGPNLSWFEELSRYELLFAPTADGSAARRFPVLLLLLCTGACLVVLLRRGRIPGAALGPSRRLIGTVALFFLLLALTPTKWTHHFGAFAAVGAAMAALTALASSSTVLRSKRNRAGFLAGLLVVAALAMTGPNAYWFVSNMGVPWAAEAPTIQGVSLSTILLIAAAIAAVVAFIENVRAQRPDRIFGLQKERSGRALKLGSLSLVVVCGLMATAEFASMAWAIQTQRSSYSLGAANFGHLFGRSCNLSDHVMVEREPVSSVLSALPPDKQATAPIEQPEQTDENALPLPELENGPVQSGFHREPIDTNDPLDEPPHGFATDTVPMWSSYRTKDTPTGRLRSDWYDLSERPAGGQIVIAAISPPTKATTVDLEFGAETDEGMKTVRSLPVLFPGGGAFRWNDVRIPLDILPPEVTSVRVVAADNDLTEDGWVAVTAPRVPTFTTLTERVGDAPVYLDWPASFVYPCMNPMKVRDGIAELPSYRVTAGDLAFEADWAGSKTGGPNGFLEEVAEQPEVPSFLMGQPGAPWGVLKQLEPYADGAPPLVIRGQEVHSGWWSPGPGPSQPDGTQPTR, from the coding sequence ATGCCGATCGCGACCCGTAGCCGTTCGGCCGAGCCTGACCAGGCGACAGACCCGGAACGCACTCCGGAAAGCAGCCGCATTCGAGTGTGGCGCCTGCTCGCCATCACCCTCGGCCTCTTGTCCGCCGCCTGTGCGCTGGCGGTCCCCTTCATGCCCGTGGTGCAGGACACCGCGCGCATCGCCTGGCCCGCCAACGGCGACACCAGCCAGGTGAACGCGCCGCTGACCGGGTACTGGGCCCAGGACCTCAGCGCGAACTTCCCGTGCGACACCGTGCGCTCGCTCGACGCCCGCACCGACGGGCCGGCGATGGTGTTCTCGACCGTGCCCGAAGCCAGGGTCGCCGAGGGCACCGGCATGCAGCTGCAGGTGGACAACGGGCTGCTCATCGTGTCGAACCGGGCGCAGCAGCTGGCCCGCCAGCCGCTGCCGCCGCAGAACTGCGACATCGGCGTCTCCTCGACCGTGCACGCCACCACCATCACGGTGGCCGGGCAGGTGCTGTTCGCCAACTCCAACGACGTGCGCCCGCGCCTGGTCGGCATCTACACCGACATCACCGCCGAGCAGGACCCGATCACCGGCCTGGACGTCTCGGTCACCCCGGACACCCGCTACCAGTCCTCGCCGACCGGCTGGAAGACCGCGGTCAGCGTGCTCTGCGTGCTCACCCTGATCGGCAGCCTGATCGCGGTGAACCGGCTGGACTCGCGGGTCGCGCGGCGCGCGCCGAAGTGGGCGCCGGTGGGCTGGTGGCGGCTGACCGGCCGCGACGCCACGGTGATCGTCGCGCTCGGGGTGTGGGTCTTCATCGGCCCGGTGACCTCGGACGACGGCTACATCCTGACCATGTCGAGGGTCACCGAGGACGCCGGGTTCCTGGCGAACTACCACCGGTGGTTCGGCGTGGCGGAGGCGCCGTTCGGCTGGTCCTACCACGTCTACGAGCTGATGTCGCACGTCAGCACGGTGCCGCCGTGGATCCGGCTGCCCTCCTTCCTGCTCGGCGTGATCAGCTGGCTGCTGATCAGCCGTGAGGTGATGCCTCGGCTGGGCACCCAGGTGCGCACCAGCCGCGCGGCCGGCTGGGCCGCCGCCGCGGTGTTCCTGGTCTGGTGGATGCCGTTCAACAACGGGGTCCGGCCGGAGCCGGTGGCCGCGGTCGGTTCGCTGCTGGCGATCTGCGCGGTGGAACGCGCGCTGGTCACCCGGCGGCTGCTGCCGCTGTGCCTCGGCCTGATCGCCGCCGCGCTGACCCTGGCGGCCACCCCCACCGGCCTGATCGCGGTGGCCCCGTACCTGGTGGCCGGCCGTCCGCTGTTCCACCTGCTCAAGCAGCGGGCGCGCGGCAGCTGGTCCGCGGTGCTCGCGCCGATCTCCGCCGCCGGGCTGATGGTGCTGGTGGTGGTCTTCGCCGACCAGACCTTCGCCACCGTGCAGGAGGCCACCCGCATCCGCAGCAAGGTCGGCCCCAACCTGTCGTGGTTCGAGGAACTGTCCCGCTACGAACTGCTGTTCGCGCCCACCGCGGACGGCTCGGCGGCCCGCCGGTTCCCGGTGCTGCTGCTGTTGCTGTGCACCGGCGCCTGCCTGGTGGTGCTGCTGCGGCGCGGGCGCATCCCGGGTGCCGCGCTCGGCCCGTCACGGCGGCTGATCGGCACCGTCGCACTGTTCTTCCTGCTGCTGGCGCTGACGCCGACGAAGTGGACGCACCACTTCGGCGCGTTCGCCGCGGTGGGCGCGGCGATGGCGGCGCTGACCGCGCTGGCCAGCAGTTCCACCGTGCTGCGCTCGAAACGCAACCGGGCCGGGTTCCTGGCCGGGTTGCTGGTGGTCGCGGCGCTGGCGATGACCGGGCCCAACGCGTACTGGTTCGTCTCGAACATGGGTGTGCCGTGGGCCGCGGAGGCCCCCACCATCCAGGGCGTGAGCCTGTCCACCATCCTGCTCATCGCCGCGGCGATCGCGGCGGTGGTGGCGTTCATCGAGAACGTGCGTGCCCAGCGACCGGACCGGATTTTCGGGTTGCAGAAGGAACGCAGCGGCCGGGCGCTGAAGCTGGGCTCGCTGTCGCTGGTGGTGGTGTGCGGCCTGATGGCCACCGCCGAGTTCGCCTCGATGGCCTGGGCCATCCAGACCCAGCGCTCCAGCTACAGCCTGGGCGCGGCGAACTTCGGGCACCTCTTCGGCCGCAGCTGCAACCTGTCCGACCACGTGATGGTGGAACGCGAGCCGGTCTCCAGCGTGCTGTCCGCGCTGCCACCGGACAAGCAGGCCACCGCCCCGATCGAACAGCCCGAGCAGACCGACGAGAACGCGCTCCCGCTGCCCGAGTTGGAGAACGGCCCGGTGCAGTCCGGTTTCCACCGTGAACCGATCGACACGAACGACCCGCTGGACGAGCCACCGCACGGGTTCGCCACCGACACCGTGCCGATGTGGAGCAGCTACCGGACCAAGGACACCCCGACCGGCCGCCTGCGCAGCGACTGGTACGACCTGTCCGAGCGCCCGGCGGGCGGGCAGATCGTGATCGCGGCGATCTCGCCGCCGACCAAGGCCACCACGGTGGATCTGGAGTTCGGCGCGGAGACCGACGAGGGCATGAAGACCGTGCGCAGCCTGCCGGTGCTCTTCCCCGGCGGTGGCGCGTTCCGGTGGAACGACGTGCGGATCCCGCTGGACATCCTGCCCCCGGAGGTGACCTCGGTCCGCGTGGTCGCCGCCGACAACGACCTGACCGAGGACGGCTGGGTTGCGGTCACCGCGCCCCGGGTGCCGACCTTCACCACGCTGACCGAGCGCGTCGGGGACGCCCCGGTGTACCTCGACTGGCCGGCGTCGTTCGTCTACCCGTGCATGAACCCGATGAAGGTGCGGGACGGGATCGCCGAGCTGCCGTCGTACCGCGTCACCGCGGGCGACCTGGCGTTCGAGGCGGACTGGGCGGGCAGCAAGACCGGCGGGCCGAACGGCTTCCTGGAGGAGGTCGCCGAGCAGCCGGAGGTGCCGAGCTTCCTGATGGGCCAGCCGGGTGCCCCGTGGGGTGTGCTGAAGCAGCTGGAGCCCTACGCCGACGGCGCCCCGCCGCTGGTGATCCGGGGCCAGGAAGTCCATTCGGGCTGGTGGTCACCGGGCCCGGGCCCGTCCCAGCCGGACGGCACGCAACCGACTCGCTGA